The following coding sequences are from one Pasteurellaceae bacterium RH1A window:
- a CDS encoding microcin ABC transporter ATP-binding protein (with YejAEF is involved in resistance to microcin C), with protein MSKLLEVKNLHVYLKTDEENVHAVRGVSFEVEKGQTIALVGESGSGKSVTSMAVMQLLPKNIVSYAPDSSILFEEKEILKLNEVQLRELRGDRIGMIFQEPMTSLNPYLRIGEQIVEAVMTHNPQISQKEAEALALSTLQKVKIPDVEKKMVCYPHEFSGGQLQRIMIAMAIINKPDLLIADEPTTALDVTTQAEILDLMLALQAEMGMAIILISHDLRLVKKYSDYVCVMQNGQIIERGDTETVFHNPQHPYTVELLTPITDQIKPEIPDSVPTLIKANNVDVDYVLKRTLFGKPKKVFNAVKNISFDLKEGETLGIVGESGSGKSTLGRAVMQILESRGSIKFDDLEISKLSRADRQLLKRNMQMVFQDPFNSLSPRLTVGEIIGEGLTVHFPQLSKNERRAKVMKMLEEVNLSPAMINRYPHEFSGGQRQRIAIARAMILEPKFVLLDEPTSALDRSTQLTVIDLLNKLQQKYGLSYLFISHDLAVVRALSNKVIVMSKGEVVEAGDVKQIFQNPQEAYTKRLIEASNL; from the coding sequence ATGAGCAAATTACTAGAAGTAAAAAACCTACACGTTTATCTCAAAACCGATGAAGAAAATGTTCACGCCGTCCGTGGCGTGTCCTTTGAAGTGGAAAAGGGCCAAACCATCGCCTTGGTGGGCGAGTCAGGTTCGGGCAAGTCTGTAACCTCTATGGCCGTTATGCAGTTACTGCCAAAGAACATTGTGTCCTACGCCCCAGATTCTTCCATTCTCTTTGAGGAAAAAGAGATCTTAAAACTCAACGAGGTGCAGCTGCGTGAGCTACGGGGTGACCGTATCGGCATGATCTTCCAAGAGCCCATGACCTCGCTTAATCCTTACCTGCGGATTGGTGAGCAAATTGTCGAGGCGGTGATGACCCACAACCCGCAAATCTCCCAAAAAGAGGCAGAAGCCCTGGCCCTTAGCACCCTGCAAAAGGTTAAAATCCCGGATGTAGAAAAGAAAATGGTCTGCTACCCGCACGAGTTCTCAGGCGGCCAATTACAGCGGATCATGATTGCCATGGCCATTATCAACAAGCCTGATCTCCTCATTGCGGACGAACCGACCACAGCCTTAGACGTCACCACCCAGGCCGAAATTTTGGATCTGATGTTGGCCCTCCAAGCCGAAATGGGCATGGCCATTATCTTGATCTCGCATGATTTACGTTTGGTCAAGAAATACAGTGATTACGTTTGTGTGATGCAAAACGGCCAGATCATCGAACGGGGCGACACGGAAACCGTCTTCCATAATCCACAACACCCTTACACCGTGGAATTGCTGACCCCGATTACTGATCAAATTAAGCCAGAAATCCCAGACAGCGTGCCAACCCTGATTAAGGCTAATAATGTTGATGTGGACTATGTGCTAAAACGCACCCTCTTTGGTAAGCCGAAAAAGGTCTTTAATGCGGTCAAAAATATCTCTTTTGATCTTAAAGAGGGCGAAACGCTTGGGATTGTGGGCGAATCTGGCTCGGGCAAATCTACTTTGGGCCGTGCGGTGATGCAGATTTTAGAAAGCCGTGGTTCCATTAAGTTTGATGATTTGGAAATCAGCAAATTGTCTAGAGCCGACCGCCAACTGCTTAAACGCAATATGCAAATGGTTTTCCAAGACCCCTTCAACTCTCTTTCCCCTCGTTTAACCGTGGGCGAAATTATCGGCGAAGGCTTGACCGTGCATTTTCCACAATTAAGCAAGAACGAACGCCGGGCCAAGGTGATGAAGATGTTGGAAGAGGTCAATTTATCGCCTGCCATGATCAACCGCTACCCGCACGAATTTTCAGGCGGCCAACGCCAGAGGATTGCCATTGCTCGTGCCATGATTTTAGAGCCGAAATTCGTGCTATTGGACGAACCAACCTCCGCCCTTGACCGCTCAACCCAGCTCACGGTGATTGATCTGCTCAATAAACTCCAGCAAAAATACGGGCTAAGTTATCTCTTTATCAGCCACGACTTGGCCGTGGTACGGGCCTTGAGTAACAAGGTAATCGTGATGAGCAAGGGCGAAGTGGTGGAAGCGGGCGATGTGAAGCAGATTTTCCAAAACCCGCAAGAAGCCTATACCAAGCGATTGATTGAGGCTTCAAACCTATAA
- a CDS encoding TIGR01620 family protein: protein MEKRIFDTQELESQQAFQPKQEFDEAAHIELEQESPREVEAELIIEESLKPPRFWIRLLLVAMVLFGVAVFAQSIQWLIDTWQAKQWIYFAFSIAFFGMSLAGLGVLGSEWRKLRKLRKHQQEQARSQALLDDKSSTSGAEATQFCKDVLANMHNLPAVYQEQWHKQLDEAYNGQEVLFLFGENVLKPLDKQVKKLISKSATENAIIVAVSPLAIVDVLMVAWRNIALVNKISRLYGMELGYFSRLKLFKMVLTNMAFAGATEIASDVGMDFFSQNLTARLSIRAAQGIGVGLLTARLGIKAMEFCRPVAFSAQERPKLSVIRQELLGTLKEQVFSKVAEKEKVER, encoded by the coding sequence ATGGAAAAACGTATTTTTGACACGCAGGAGCTAGAGAGTCAGCAGGCCTTTCAGCCCAAACAAGAATTTGATGAAGCGGCTCATATTGAGCTGGAGCAAGAAAGCCCACGAGAGGTAGAGGCCGAGCTGATTATTGAAGAAAGCCTCAAGCCGCCCCGCTTTTGGATCCGCCTACTCTTGGTGGCCATGGTCTTGTTTGGAGTGGCCGTCTTTGCCCAAAGCATTCAATGGCTGATTGACACCTGGCAGGCCAAGCAGTGGATCTATTTTGCCTTCTCTATCGCCTTTTTTGGCATGAGCCTGGCAGGCCTGGGCGTGCTGGGTTCGGAATGGCGAAAGCTTCGCAAGTTGCGTAAGCACCAGCAGGAACAGGCCCGCAGCCAAGCCTTACTGGATGATAAGTCCTCCACAAGCGGGGCTGAAGCCACTCAATTTTGCAAGGATGTCTTGGCCAATATGCACAACCTGCCAGCGGTTTATCAGGAACAATGGCACAAGCAGCTGGATGAAGCCTACAATGGCCAAGAGGTGCTTTTCCTCTTTGGCGAGAATGTGCTCAAACCGCTGGACAAGCAGGTCAAGAAACTGATTAGTAAAAGTGCTACGGAAAACGCCATTATCGTGGCCGTCAGCCCTCTGGCTATTGTTGATGTGCTTATGGTGGCCTGGCGAAATATTGCCTTGGTCAATAAAATCAGTCGCTTATATGGCATGGAACTAGGTTATTTCAGCCGCCTCAAGCTCTTTAAGATGGTGCTGACCAATATGGCCTTTGCCGGAGCAACTGAAATTGCCAGCGATGTGGGCATGGACTTTTTCTCTCAAAACCTGACTGCCCGCCTGTCCATTCGGGCTGCTCAAGGCATTGGCGTGGGCCTGCTGACGGCACGGCTTGGTATTAAAGCCATGGAATTCTGTCGCCCTGTGGCCTTTAGTGCCCAAGAACGGCCGAAGCTGTCGGTTATCCGCCAAGAATTGTTAGGCACGCTCAAGGAGCAGGTTTTTAGCAAGGTGGCGGAGAAGGAGAAGGTGGAGAGGTAA
- a CDS encoding peptide ABC transporter permease (with OppABDF is involved in the transport of oligopeptides of up to 5 amino acids into the cell) → MLIDNKNTQELSDRLAENSREAVLEGRSLWQDARRRFFRNKAAVASLIVLFLVVLFITFAPMLMPFSYEDTDWNMMSAAPSFESGHYFGTDSSGRDLLVRTAIGGRISLMVGVAGAIIAVLIGTAYGAISGYFGGKVDMIMMRLVEILGSFPFMFFVILLVTFFGQNIFLIFVAIGMIAWLSLARIVRGQTLSLKNKEFVEAAIVCGVSRRQIIWRHIIPNVLGIVVVYASLEVPALILFESFLSFLGLGTQEPMSSWGALLSDGAAQMETSPWLLGFPAFFLCLTLFCFNFIGDGLRDALDPKDK, encoded by the coding sequence ATGTTAATAGACAACAAAAACACCCAAGAACTTTCCGACCGTTTAGCGGAAAACAGCCGTGAAGCGGTGCTTGAGGGCAGAAGTTTATGGCAGGATGCCCGCCGTCGTTTCTTCCGCAACAAGGCGGCCGTGGCCAGCCTAATTGTGCTTTTTTTAGTGGTACTGTTCATTACCTTTGCCCCAATGCTCATGCCTTTTAGCTATGAGGACACCGACTGGAACATGATGAGTGCGGCCCCGAGTTTTGAATCGGGCCACTACTTTGGTACCGACTCCTCAGGCCGAGATCTGCTGGTGCGTACTGCCATTGGTGGCCGCATTTCCCTTATGGTAGGGGTGGCTGGTGCCATTATTGCTGTGCTTATTGGTACAGCCTACGGGGCCATTTCAGGCTACTTTGGTGGCAAGGTGGATATGATCATGATGCGCTTGGTTGAAATCCTAGGCTCCTTCCCTTTCATGTTCTTCGTTATCCTCTTGGTCACCTTCTTCGGCCAAAATATCTTCCTGATTTTTGTGGCCATCGGGATGATTGCCTGGCTCAGCCTTGCCCGTATCGTGCGGGGCCAAACCTTGAGCTTGAAAAACAAGGAATTTGTGGAAGCCGCCATTGTTTGTGGGGTTTCCCGCCGTCAAATCATCTGGCGACACATTATTCCAAACGTGTTAGGCATTGTGGTGGTTTATGCTTCTTTAGAAGTGCCAGCCCTGATTCTCTTTGAATCCTTCTTGAGCTTCTTGGGATTAGGTACCCAAGAGCCAATGAGTAGCTGGGGTGCGCTTTTAAGTGACGGTGCAGCCCAAATGGAAACCTCGCCTTGGTTGCTTGGCTTCCCTGCCTTCTTCCTCTGTTTAACCTTGTTCTGCTTTAACTTTATCGGCGACGGCTTGCGTGATGCCTTAGACCCGAAAGATAAATAA
- a CDS encoding beta-ketoacyl-[acyl-carrier-protein] synthase I, with protein MKRVVITGLGVISSIGNNKEEVLESLKAGKSGIELVPEFVEMGMRSHIAGTIKLNPAELIDRKVYRFMGDAAAYAYLSMKEAIEDAGLSEDQVSNDRTGLVIGAGTGSAHNQLIACDAVRGPRGVKAIGPYAVTKTMASSVSACLATPYKIRGVNYSISSACATSAHCIGHAMELIQLGKQDIVFAGGAEELSWECATEFDAMGAVSTKYNDTPTKASRAYDANRDGFVIAGGGAVVVVEELEHALARGAKIYAEIVGYGATSDGYDMVAPSGEGAERCMKQALATVQGEVEYINVHGTSTPVGDVKELGAIKNVFGEKSPAISSTKSMTGHSLGAAGAHEAIYSLLMLDNDFIAPSINIEELDEQAKGLNIVTERQDKQLTTVMSNSFGFGGTNACLVFQKYQA; from the coding sequence ATGAAAAGAGTTGTAATTACAGGTTTAGGTGTTATCTCCAGTATTGGTAACAACAAAGAAGAAGTGCTTGAGTCCCTCAAGGCGGGGAAATCAGGCATTGAATTAGTGCCAGAGTTTGTTGAAATGGGTATGCGTAGCCACATTGCCGGCACCATTAAATTAAACCCAGCGGAATTGATTGACCGTAAGGTTTACCGCTTTATGGGCGATGCCGCAGCCTATGCCTACCTTTCTATGAAAGAAGCCATTGAAGATGCGGGACTCAGCGAAGATCAGGTTTCTAACGACCGCACAGGCTTGGTGATCGGCGCAGGTACAGGTTCTGCCCACAACCAGTTGATTGCCTGTGATGCCGTGCGTGGCCCACGTGGTGTAAAAGCCATCGGCCCTTATGCCGTAACCAAAACCATGGCCTCGAGCGTGTCAGCCTGCTTGGCCACCCCTTATAAGATCCGTGGGGTAAACTATTCCATCAGTTCAGCCTGTGCCACCTCTGCCCACTGTATTGGACACGCTATGGAGCTTATCCAATTAGGCAAGCAAGACATCGTTTTTGCCGGCGGGGCAGAAGAGCTTTCTTGGGAATGTGCCACAGAATTTGATGCCATGGGTGCCGTTTCAACCAAGTACAACGACACCCCAACCAAGGCCAGCCGTGCCTATGATGCCAACCGTGATGGCTTCGTGATTGCAGGTGGTGGTGCGGTTGTGGTGGTTGAAGAACTCGAACACGCCCTAGCTCGTGGTGCCAAAATCTATGCCGAAATCGTGGGCTATGGTGCCACTTCAGATGGTTATGATATGGTGGCCCCAAGTGGCGAAGGTGCTGAGCGTTGTATGAAACAGGCTTTGGCTACCGTTCAAGGTGAGGTGGAGTATATCAACGTACACGGTACATCCACCCCAGTGGGCGATGTCAAAGAACTGGGCGCCATTAAGAATGTCTTTGGCGAGAAAAGCCCGGCCATTTCTTCCACCAAGTCCATGACAGGCCACTCTCTCGGGGCGGCAGGTGCGCATGAGGCCATTTATTCCCTGCTTATGTTAGACAATGATTTTATTGCCCCAAGCATCAACATTGAAGAGCTGGACGAGCAGGCCAAGGGGCTTAATATTGTGACCGAGCGTCAAGACAAGCAATTGACCACCGTGATGTCCAACAGCTTTGGTTTCGGCGGCACAAATGCCTGCCTGGTCTTCCAAAAATATCAGGCCTAA
- the oppB gene encoding oligopeptide transporter permease: MLKFIFKRILEALPTLFILITFSFFLMRLAPGSPFTSEKAYPPEVMANIEAKYHLNEPLYKQYFLYMENLAKGDFGPSFKYKDQTVNDLVASAFPVSLKLGIVAFIFSVILGVSAGTIAALKQNSRWDYIVMGFAMTGIIMPSFVFAPLLVLIFAIYLKWLPAGGWNGGQLYYMVLPVLSLTIAYTAGIARITRGSMIEVLHSNFIRTAKAKGLSTRKIIFKHALRPALLPVITYLGPAFVGIITGSMVIESVFGLPGLGQLFVNGALNRDYSLVLSLTILVGTLTIVFNAIVDILYAVIDPKIRYS, encoded by the coding sequence ATGTTGAAGTTTATTTTTAAACGGATTTTGGAAGCCCTTCCAACCCTGTTTATTTTAATTACTTTTTCTTTTTTCCTGATGCGTCTGGCACCAGGTAGCCCTTTCACCTCTGAAAAGGCCTATCCGCCTGAAGTGATGGCCAACATTGAGGCCAAATACCACCTCAACGAACCGCTCTATAAGCAGTATTTCCTTTATATGGAAAACCTGGCCAAGGGCGATTTTGGCCCTTCCTTCAAATATAAGGATCAAACCGTAAACGACTTGGTGGCCTCGGCCTTCCCCGTTTCCCTTAAATTGGGGATTGTGGCCTTTATCTTCTCGGTGATTTTGGGCGTGTCGGCAGGTACCATTGCTGCCCTCAAGCAAAATAGCCGATGGGACTATATCGTGATGGGCTTTGCCATGACGGGGATCATTATGCCAAGTTTCGTCTTTGCTCCGCTCCTCGTCCTTATTTTCGCCATCTATCTCAAATGGTTGCCAGCAGGTGGCTGGAACGGCGGCCAGCTCTATTATATGGTCTTGCCAGTCCTGTCCTTAACCATCGCCTATACCGCAGGGATTGCCCGTATTACCCGTGGCTCCATGATTGAGGTGCTGCATTCCAACTTTATCCGCACTGCCAAGGCCAAGGGGCTCTCCACCCGCAAAATTATCTTTAAACACGCCCTGCGTCCGGCCCTCCTGCCTGTGATTACCTACCTAGGCCCTGCCTTTGTGGGGATTATTACCGGTTCCATGGTGATTGAAAGCGTCTTTGGCTTGCCAGGCCTAGGCCAGCTCTTTGTAAATGGCGCCCTTAACCGTGACTATTCCTTGGTGCTTAGCCTGACCATTTTGGTCGGCACCCTGACCATCGTCTTTAATGCGATTGTCGATATTTTATATGCGGTGATTGATCCGAAGATTCGTTATTCGTAA
- a CDS encoding oligopeptide ABC transporter substrate-binding protein OppA (is involved in the transport of the murein peptide L-alanyl-gamma-D-glutamyl-meso-diaminopimelate) has protein sequence MKTIFSPSVIAASLALGLSFSAFAAKVPEGTVLAEKQEVIINNGAEPQSFDPHKAEGAPEAKITLQLFEGLVTKDSDGNPEPGVAERWENTPDFKTWTFHLRKDAKWSNGEPVTAHDFVYTWQRLANPMTASPYASYLNYLQVENAQDIIEGKKKPEELGVKALDDHTFVVQLSNPMPYAVSLTVHPVLSPLNKNVLEKFGDAWVKESFVGNGAYTLAQHVINEKIVFERNPMYWNDKETVINRATFLAIVNPTTDVSRYRANDVHITNYAIPPEQFPKLKAEIPDEVFTARTLATYFYEFNHTKPPFNDVRLRKALNLALDRNIITDKVLGQGQTPTYVFTPDYIQEGGKIQQPDYAKLDQKARNEEAIKLLQEAGFSKSNPLKFSLLYNTNESHKKIAIAAASIWKANTGGLVEVKLENQEWKTYLESRRNKNYELARAGWTGDYNQASTFANTFLSTSSNNTAYYASKEYDEAIASSYSDDVNVREAAYAKAEEILAKDSAVLPIYNYVNPRLVKPFVKGYSGKDPRDDILIRNLYIIKQ, from the coding sequence ATGAAAACCATTTTTTCCCCGTCTGTGATTGCAGCCAGCCTTGCCTTAGGCTTGTCCTTTTCTGCTTTTGCTGCCAAGGTGCCAGAAGGCACGGTTTTGGCCGAAAAACAAGAAGTTATTATCAACAATGGTGCAGAGCCACAAAGTTTTGACCCCCACAAGGCAGAGGGGGCGCCTGAAGCCAAAATCACTCTCCAGCTCTTTGAAGGCTTAGTAACCAAGGACAGCGATGGCAATCCAGAGCCAGGCGTGGCAGAACGCTGGGAAAATACGCCCGATTTCAAAACCTGGACCTTCCACCTGCGTAAGGATGCCAAATGGTCTAATGGCGAGCCAGTGACCGCCCACGATTTCGTTTACACCTGGCAGCGTCTAGCCAACCCGATGACCGCCTCTCCTTATGCCAGCTACCTCAACTACCTCCAGGTTGAAAATGCCCAAGACATTATTGAAGGCAAGAAAAAGCCTGAAGAACTAGGCGTAAAAGCCCTTGACGATCACACCTTTGTGGTGCAATTGTCTAACCCAATGCCTTATGCAGTGAGCCTGACCGTCCACCCTGTTCTTTCGCCATTAAATAAAAATGTCTTAGAAAAATTTGGCGATGCCTGGGTGAAAGAAAGTTTTGTGGGCAATGGCGCCTATACCCTGGCCCAGCATGTGATCAATGAAAAAATTGTCTTTGAACGCAACCCAATGTACTGGAACGATAAGGAAACTGTGATCAACCGTGCCACCTTCTTGGCCATTGTTAATCCAACCACAGATGTCTCTCGTTACCGTGCCAACGATGTGCATATCACCAACTATGCCATTCCGCCTGAACAGTTCCCGAAACTCAAGGCAGAAATCCCTGATGAGGTGTTCACCGCCAGAACCCTGGCCACCTACTTCTATGAATTTAACCACACCAAACCGCCATTTAATGATGTACGCTTGCGTAAGGCCCTTAACTTAGCCTTAGACCGCAACATCATTACCGACAAGGTGCTTGGCCAAGGCCAAACCCCAACCTATGTCTTCACCCCAGACTACATTCAAGAGGGCGGCAAGATCCAACAGCCTGACTATGCCAAGTTAGATCAAAAGGCCCGTAACGAAGAAGCTATCAAGCTCCTTCAAGAAGCTGGCTTTAGCAAGTCTAACCCGCTTAAATTCAGCCTGCTTTACAACACCAATGAAAGCCACAAGAAAATTGCCATTGCGGCCGCTTCTATCTGGAAGGCCAATACAGGTGGCTTGGTTGAGGTCAAATTGGAAAACCAAGAATGGAAAACCTACCTTGAAAGCCGCCGTAACAAGAACTACGAGCTAGCCCGTGCAGGCTGGACAGGCGACTACAACCAGGCTTCCACCTTTGCCAATACTTTCTTATCCACCTCAAGCAACAACACTGCTTACTACGCAAGTAAGGAATATGACGAGGCCATTGCCTCTTCCTACAGCGATGATGTGAACGTGCGTGAGGCAGCCTATGCCAAGGCAGAGGAAATCCTGGCCAAAGATTCAGCCGTGCTACCTATCTACAACTATGTGAACCCACGTTTGGTTAAGCCTTTTGTGAAGGGGTATTCAGGTAAAGATCCACGAGATGACATCTTAATCCGCAACCTCTATATCATTAAGCAATAA